Proteins encoded by one window of Candidatus Omnitrophota bacterium:
- a CDS encoding tetratricopeptide repeat protein: PRNVLALTRLGSAYYAFGKKEKGIEVWREALQYDPGNQDILEFMKIPPETSIKEVYETRQSEESGALLKIKKLYLQGAAAAKRGEAEKAKLLFKEASEVAGGGDEGEEYRRKSEEGIKEARRSIDQANENTRRLMKAHYSAGMSYYKNGRYSEAISEFRKLLSIKPGHQQALKMIDLCRQKMGK; encoded by the coding sequence AGCCGCGCAATGTGCTGGCTCTGACGAGGCTGGGTTCGGCTTATTACGCCTTCGGGAAAAAAGAAAAAGGGATAGAGGTGTGGAGAGAGGCACTGCAATATGATCCCGGCAATCAGGACATACTGGAATTCATGAAGATCCCGCCGGAGACTTCCATAAAAGAAGTTTATGAGACCAGGCAGAGCGAAGAGTCCGGCGCGCTCTTAAAGATCAAAAAACTTTATCTTCAGGGCGCGGCCGCGGCGAAAAGAGGTGAGGCCGAGAAAGCCAAACTGCTGTTTAAGGAAGCGTCGGAAGTTGCCGGCGGCGGGGATGAAGGGGAAGAATACCGGCGCAAATCAGAAGAGGGCATTAAGGAAGCCCGCCGTAGTATCGATCAGGCGAACGAAAACACGCGAAGGCTTATGAAAGCCCATTATTCGGCGGGTATGTCTTATTATAAGAACGGCAGGTATTCCGAGGCCATTTCCGAATTCAGGAAGCTTCTCTCTATCAAGCCCGGGCATCAGCAAGCGCTTAAAATGATTGACTTATGCAGGCAAAAAATGGGAAAATAG